Below is a window of Cytophaga hutchinsonii ATCC 33406 DNA.
GCGTACTGTAGCTGGTGCCGCCTGCATTTATAAAGAAAACTACTTTGGAAATTTTTGTTTTATCAACCGCTGCACCGCCAGATGTACTGAATTTATTTGTAAAGTCGAATGTAACAGTTGTTAATGTACTGTTTATAGCTATGCTTTTTGATACGGGAGAACCGTTTGTTGATTTTCCTGTATTGTCGATCAGATCCACACGCAGCGTAAGTGCACTGCTGTTTTTTATTTTAATACTTACAGTCTGGTTAGCTGTCAGGTCAATTGGAGAAAAACTAAATTCAATGTTTTCCCAGCCTGGCCCAACGGCAGAAGGCGTTACAACTAATTGTCCGCCACTTTCAGCAAAAGAAAACTTTCCGGCAGGTACACTTTTCCAACCTGGATCTAGTGCATTGTCGTTGAAGTTTTCAAGCATGCCGGTTTGAGAAAATGCAGTGCTTATAGTTATGAGAACCAAAAGGAGGGCATTAAACGTATTTTTCATTTAATAGTTGTGTTATGAAAGTATAAATATAACACAAAAAAGTTGGATTATTTAGTGTGGTTAATTTAAAAATTTGTTTAAAGAGCATAAAAAAAAGGGCTTCGATAATACGAAACCCCTTTTTTTACCTTGATATGATGGTATGTAAAATATTATTTAGAAAGTTTTACCGCTACAGCATTTGGTCCTTTAGGGCCCATTTCAACCTCAAACGTTACTTTATTATTTTCTTTAATCGAATCTACTAAACCATTAATATGTACAAAGATGCTTTCCTGTGTATCCATATCTTTGATAAAACCATATCCTTTGGAATCATTGAAAAATGTAACAATTCCCTTACGAACAGTGTCAACCGGCGCAAGATCAGCATGTTTAGGGATAGCAATCTGAATGTCTTCTTCTTTGATCACAATCTTTTTTAATGGATCAGGAGGCGTAGAAGTGATATTTCCGTACTCATCTACGTAAGCCAGCATATCTTCAAAGCTGCTTCCTTCTTTTGCGTTTGCCTTACGGTCTTCTTTTTTCT
It encodes the following:
- a CDS encoding cold-shock protein codes for the protein MSKSQETWNKKEAEKKRAKKKQDKEQKKEDRKANAKEGSSFEDMLAYVDEYGNITSTPPDPLKKIVIKEEDIQIAIPKHADLAPVDTVRKGIVTFFNDSKGYGFIKDMDTQESIFVHINGLVDSIKENNKVTFEVEMGPKGPNAVAVKLSK